In Magnetospirillum sp. XM-1, a single window of DNA contains:
- the ubiE gene encoding bifunctional demethylmenaquinone methyltransferase/2-methoxy-6-polyprenyl-1,4-benzoquinol methylase UbiE, with protein sequence MTNSHSHNGGTTHFGFKTVGEDEKVSLVRDVFDSVASKYDLMNDLMSAGVHRLWKSAFLDMLRPRPDQTLLDVGGGTGDIAFGWKKRGGGPVTVCDINREMLSVGRDRAVDRNLLGGLTWVCGNAEELPIPDRSVDRYTIAFCLRNVTHWDRAIAEAYRVLRPGGRFMCLEFSRVIVPGLREAYDAYSFNVLPKVGGMVTGNAEAYQYLVESIRKFPPQEEMAAMVEAAGFARVEVRNLSAGIAAIHSGWRL encoded by the coding sequence ATGACGAACAGCCATTCCCATAACGGCGGCACCACCCATTTCGGCTTCAAGACCGTGGGCGAGGACGAGAAGGTCTCGCTGGTCCGCGACGTCTTCGATTCGGTGGCGTCCAAGTACGATTTGATGAACGACCTGATGAGCGCCGGCGTCCATCGCCTGTGGAAGTCGGCGTTCCTGGACATGCTGCGGCCCCGGCCCGACCAGACCCTGCTGGACGTGGGCGGCGGCACCGGCGACATCGCCTTCGGCTGGAAGAAGCGGGGCGGCGGCCCCGTGACCGTGTGCGACATCAACCGCGAGATGCTGTCCGTCGGGCGCGACCGCGCCGTGGATCGCAATCTGCTGGGCGGGCTGACCTGGGTGTGCGGCAATGCCGAGGAACTGCCCATACCCGACCGGTCGGTCGACCGATACACCATCGCGTTTTGCCTGCGCAACGTCACCCATTGGGACCGGGCCATCGCCGAGGCCTATCGCGTGCTGCGCCCCGGCGGGCGCTTCATGTGCCTGGAATTCTCGCGCGTCATCGTGCCGGGCCTGCGCGAGGCCTATGACGCCTATTCCTTCAACGTGCTGCCCAAGGTGGGCGGCATGGTCACCGGCAATGCCGAGGCCTACCAGTATCTGGTGGAGAGCATCCGCAAGTTCCCGCCCCAGGAGGAAATGGCCGCCATGGTCGAGGCCGCCGGCTTTGCCCGTGTCGAGGTCCGCAACCTGTCGGCGGGCATCGCCGCCATCCATTCGGGGTGGCGCCTGTAA
- the mutM gene encoding bifunctional DNA-formamidopyrimidine glycosylase/DNA-(apurinic or apyrimidinic site) lyase: MPELPEVETVARGLAQVWDGRRFVSVETRRAGLRLPFPKDFAKRLTGRTVETVGRRAKYLVVRMEGGLIMLGHLGMSGRMTISPLRNAPPGPHDHVEWITEEGFSVTLTDPRRFGLFTLCDAAELAAHPLLAGIGPEPLDEAFDAGALGEAVRGKSGPIKTVLLDQKVVAGLGNIYVCESLFRAGISPLRPAGSLTNTEIGRLTPLIKTVLRDAIAAGGSTLKDHARPDGELGYFQHSFQVYGREGERCPDCPGEPDCGGIRRITQAGRSTFYCAKRQV, encoded by the coding sequence ATGCCCGAGCTGCCCGAAGTCGAAACCGTCGCCCGTGGTCTGGCCCAAGTCTGGGACGGACGACGGTTCGTGTCCGTCGAGACCCGGCGCGCCGGCCTGCGGCTGCCGTTCCCCAAGGACTTCGCCAAGCGCCTGACCGGGCGCACCGTGGAAACCGTGGGACGGCGTGCCAAGTACCTGGTGGTGCGCATGGAAGGCGGCCTGATCATGCTGGGCCATCTCGGCATGTCGGGGCGCATGACCATCTCGCCCTTGCGCAATGCCCCGCCCGGCCCCCACGACCACGTGGAATGGATCACCGAGGAGGGGTTTTCGGTGACGCTGACCGATCCCCGCCGCTTCGGCCTGTTCACCCTGTGCGACGCCGCCGAACTGGCCGCCCATCCCCTGCTGGCCGGGATCGGGCCCGAGCCCCTGGACGAAGCCTTCGACGCTGGCGCATTGGGCGAGGCGGTGCGGGGCAAGAGCGGCCCCATCAAGACGGTGCTGCTGGACCAGAAGGTGGTGGCCGGTCTCGGCAACATATATGTGTGCGAGAGCCTGTTCCGCGCCGGCATCTCGCCGCTGCGCCCCGCCGGTTCCCTGACCAATACCGAAATCGGGCGCCTGACGCCGCTGATCAAGACCGTGCTGCGCGACGCCATCGCCGCCGGCGGCTCCACCTTGAAGGACCACGCAAGACCCGACGGCGAACTGGGCTATTTCCAGCATTCCTTCCAGGTCTACGGCCGCGAGGGCGAGCGCTGCCCCGATTGCCCCGGAGAGCCGGATTGCGGCGGCATCCGCCGGATCACCCAGGCAGGACGCTCCACTTTCTATTGTGCGAAGCGGCAAGTGTGA